In a single window of the Candidatus Hydrogenedentota bacterium genome:
- a CDS encoding PQQ-dependent sugar dehydrogenase — translation MRALAVFVWCVFAGALLAQNAADAALTTVRVATGLEKPLFVTAPPGDTDRLFVVGQEGTIHVLNQAFEDGAATLVPEPTPFLDLTALVSDTNLISHGRSEQGLLGLAFHPQYADNGYFFVSYTERNDADPFHADSVVARYQVSADNPDRADPGSGVEIVRVENPNENHNGGMIAFGPNDGYLYFSTGIMQGTGDNGLNLALLKGKLLRLDVDNGLPYAIPPDNPFVGEGGGVREEIWALGLRQPWRFSFDRANGDMYLGDVAGGGPEELNYQPGSSKGGENYGFNVMEGNACIGFGGPCSGTGCVTEGLTLPIYDRCHGDIGAPKEAIIGGYVYRGDKIPELQGAYFFGDWSGPATGACDPAGPSKIWSLRLENGAIVEFIDRTVELDPGAGMVINNLTSFGEDAAGGLYICSRGDINTPTCPRARFLGEIYKIVSTDDPQPLLIGNAVPSEGEGEGEGEGEGEGEGEGEGEGEGEGEGEGEGEGEGEGEGEGEGEGEGEGEGEGEGEGEGEGEGEGEGEGEGEGEGEGEGEGEGEGEGEGEGEGEGEGEGEEVVVIPPARDVTLYEDEDGAIANGAGAFLFVGNTNIGAVRRSLIAFDVAGALPSGATVTGATLTMTVTRTIDETARDFILERAARDWGEGNSNAGAPGGMGAGAAAGDATWTFAFFDSDAWSNAGGDRTSGIRATASVAGEGEYTWSGPLLVEDVQAWADNPATNFGWFVLGDETQPTTARQIASRENTVASQRPTLRITYTPGEVVAQLEADFEADVQSGIAPLTVQFTDRTLSIGSEIQTWFWNFGDGASSFEQNPSHTYTAPGSYDVSLSVTNTNTDDTAVRRDYIVVSDAAAEGEGEGEGEGEGEGEGEGEGEGEGEGEGEGEGEGEGEGEGEGEGEGEGEGEGEGEGEGEGEGEGNPPGCMPGTKDLVDGLRPILGDIFMLGMALVTFLGWHSLGKKR, via the coding sequence ATGCGGGCGCTTGCTGTTTTTGTCTGGTGTGTTTTCGCGGGAGCCCTACTGGCGCAGAACGCCGCGGACGCCGCACTGACGACCGTGCGCGTCGCGACCGGGCTGGAGAAGCCGCTTTTTGTCACGGCCCCGCCCGGCGATACCGATCGCCTGTTCGTCGTGGGGCAGGAGGGGACCATTCACGTCCTCAATCAGGCCTTCGAGGATGGCGCAGCCACGCTGGTTCCCGAACCAACGCCCTTTCTGGACCTCACCGCCCTGGTGAGCGACACCAACCTGATTTCCCACGGTCGCAGCGAACAGGGGTTGCTCGGCCTCGCCTTTCATCCGCAATATGCCGACAACGGCTATTTCTTCGTGTCCTACACCGAGCGGAACGATGCGGATCCCTTCCACGCCGACTCCGTGGTCGCCCGCTATCAGGTCAGCGCGGACAATCCGGACCGGGCCGACCCCGGAAGCGGCGTCGAAATCGTCCGGGTGGAGAATCCGAACGAAAACCACAACGGCGGTATGATCGCCTTCGGCCCGAACGACGGCTACCTGTACTTTTCGACCGGGATCATGCAGGGAACCGGCGACAACGGTTTGAATCTCGCGCTGTTGAAAGGCAAATTGCTCCGCCTGGATGTGGACAACGGGCTCCCCTACGCCATTCCCCCGGACAACCCGTTTGTGGGCGAAGGCGGCGGCGTTCGGGAGGAGATCTGGGCCCTGGGCCTCCGCCAGCCCTGGCGTTTCTCCTTCGACCGCGCCAATGGCGACATGTACCTCGGCGATGTGGCCGGGGGCGGTCCGGAGGAACTCAACTACCAGCCCGGCTCCAGCAAGGGCGGCGAAAATTACGGGTTCAACGTGATGGAGGGCAACGCGTGCATCGGCTTCGGCGGCCCCTGCTCGGGAACCGGGTGCGTGACGGAGGGCCTGACGCTGCCCATCTACGATCGCTGCCATGGCGATATCGGAGCCCCGAAGGAAGCCATCATCGGCGGCTATGTCTACCGGGGCGACAAAATCCCCGAACTTCAGGGGGCCTATTTCTTCGGGGACTGGAGCGGACCGGCCACGGGCGCCTGCGATCCGGCCGGCCCATCGAAAATCTGGTCGCTGCGCCTCGAAAACGGCGCAATCGTGGAATTCATCGATCGCACCGTGGAACTCGATCCGGGCGCGGGCATGGTCATCAACAACCTGACTTCGTTCGGGGAGGACGCGGCGGGCGGGCTCTACATCTGTTCGCGCGGTGACATCAACACCCCCACGTGTCCGCGCGCCCGTTTTCTCGGCGAAATCTATAAGATTGTCTCCACCGACGACCCGCAACCGCTTCTGATAGGAAACGCTGTACCGTCCGAAGGTGAAGGCGAAGGTGAAGGCGAAGGCGAAGGCGAAGGTGAAGGCGAGGGCGAGGGCGAGGGTGAGGGTGAGGGTGAGGGTGAGGGTGAGGGTGAGGGTGAGGGTGAGGGTGAGGGTGAGGGTGAGGGTGAGGGTGAGGGTGAGGGTGAGGGTGAGGGTGAGGGTGAGGGTGAGGGTGAGGGTGAGGGTGAGGGCGAGGGCGAGGGCGAGGGCGAGGGCGAGGGCGAGGGTGAAGGTGAAGGTGAAGGTGAGGGCGAGGGTGAGGGCGAGGGCGAGGGCGAAGGCGAAGGCGAAGGCGAGGAGGTCGTGGTTATCCCGCCGGCGCGGGATGTCACGCTGTACGAAGATGAAGACGGCGCTATCGCCAATGGCGCCGGCGCCTTCTTGTTCGTCGGTAACACGAACATCGGCGCGGTTCGGCGATCGCTGATCGCGTTCGATGTCGCCGGCGCGCTCCCGTCGGGAGCCACCGTTACCGGCGCGACGCTGACGATGACCGTGACGCGAACCATCGACGAAACCGCGCGGGACTTCATACTCGAACGGGCCGCGCGGGACTGGGGCGAGGGCAACTCCAATGCGGGCGCGCCGGGCGGAATGGGCGCGGGGGCGGCGGCGGGCGACGCCACCTGGACCTTTGCCTTCTTCGATTCCGACGCGTGGTCGAACGCGGGCGGCGACAGGACTTCCGGCATCCGCGCCACCGCCAGTGTTGCCGGCGAAGGCGAGTACACGTGGTCCGGCCCGCTCCTGGTCGAAGATGTACAGGCCTGGGCGGATAACCCCGCGACCAATTTCGGCTGGTTTGTCCTCGGCGACGAAACGCAGCCCACCACCGCACGCCAAATCGCCTCCCGGGAAAATACCGTCGCCAGCCAACGCCCCACGCTGCGGATTACTTACACCCCGGGCGAAGTCGTGGCGCAACTTGAGGCCGATTTCGAAGCGGACGTGCAATCGGGCATCGCGCCGCTTACTGTTCAATTCACCGACCGAACCCTATCCATCGGCAGCGAGATCCAGACCTGGTTCTGGAACTTCGGCGATGGCGCGTCCAGCTTCGAGCAAAACCCGAGCCACACCTACACCGCGCCCGGGAGCTACGACGTTTCATTGAGCGTAACCAACACGAACACGGACGACACCGCGGTTCGACGCGACTACATCGTGGTCAGCGATGCAGCGGCTGAAGGCGAAGGAGAGGGTGAAGGAGAAGGAGAGGGTGAAGGAGAGGGTGAAGGAGAGGGCGAGGGCGAGGGCGAGGGCGAAGGGGAAGGGGAAGGGGAAGGGGAAGGGGAAGGGGAAGGGGAAGGGGAAGGGGAAGGCGAAGGCGAAGGCGAAGGCGAAGGAGAGGGTGAAGGAGAAGGGGAAGGCGAAGGCAACCCACCGGGATGCATGCCCGGAACAAAAGACCTGGTGGACGGATTGCGACCAATCCTCGGCGACATCTTCATGCTCGGCATGGCGCTGGTCACCTTCCTCGGCTGGCACAGCCTCGGAAAGAAGAGGTAA
- a CDS encoding CoA-binding protein has translation MRTIPTPVAEFLRGKRIAVAGVSRRGDVAANAIFKKLVKSGYTVFAVNPHAETVEGTPCYPDLASIPGELDGVVIATHPKVSTDLVRQCADRGVGQLWFHRSFGGGSVSDEALSECARLGIEPIVGGCPLMFCEPVDVPHRCMRWWLQRSGRVPV, from the coding sequence ATGCGCACCATTCCAACGCCTGTGGCGGAATTCCTTCGGGGGAAGCGTATCGCGGTGGCCGGGGTGTCCCGACGAGGGGATGTGGCGGCGAACGCGATCTTCAAGAAGCTCGTGAAGTCCGGGTATACGGTTTTCGCCGTCAACCCCCATGCGGAGACGGTGGAGGGTACGCCGTGCTATCCGGATCTCGCGTCCATCCCGGGCGAACTGGACGGGGTCGTCATCGCCACGCACCCGAAGGTTTCCACCGATCTGGTTCGGCAGTGCGCGGATCGCGGTGTGGGGCAGTTGTGGTTCCACCGGTCCTTCGGCGGCGGCAGTGTGTCCGACGAGGCGCTTTCGGAGTGCGCGCGCCTGGGTATTGAGCCGATTGTGGGCGGTTGCCCGCTGATGTTCTGCGAGCCGGTCGATGTGCCGCACCGGTGCATGCGCTGGTGGCTACAGCGGTCCGGCCGCGTGCCGGTTTGA
- a CDS encoding sulfatase-like hydrolase/transferase, which produces MYRSQPKHRESPRVGRRAFLASAAFAAAGLTAHGAGRLAESAARVEAIVQAAGDAPRRANGRPNILVITTDQQWGGAMGCAGNPYLRTPAMDSLAANGVQFEAAYTPNPICVPARTSYMTGTSSHENGVVTNMRPGQVDVTAPCLAKYFRDGGYDTGHVGKWHIPRPIEDTAWSGFNYINSARNNGVDFNIPEHCAEFMLRPRENPFLLIASFVNPHDICEWARRLSGLEQTLPNGEIGPPPPPGDCPPLPPNRAIPEGEPAAIRQHQFDPNMTSAYPTRDWAPDDPRWRQYLWGYYRMTELVDAYIGQVLGVLREAGLEENTAIVFASDHGDGLGAHRWNQKTLFYDEVARVPFIVSWKGRTRAGLRNREHLINLGTDLFPTLFDLAGIPAPEGLRGLSAAPAALGRADAPAHPYIVTENNHHSGVGNPTDVHGRMLRSARYKYIRYSQGAPAEQLFNLETDPGETTDLAHTGTAPDVLNHHRRLLDDHLAATGDPFPRFRAG; this is translated from the coding sequence ATGTACAGAAGCCAACCAAAGCACCGTGAATCGCCCCGCGTGGGGCGGCGCGCCTTTCTGGCGTCCGCGGCCTTTGCCGCCGCAGGCCTGACCGCGCACGGAGCCGGGCGGCTGGCCGAGTCCGCCGCGCGCGTCGAAGCCATCGTTCAAGCGGCGGGCGATGCGCCAAGACGCGCGAACGGACGCCCGAATATCCTCGTGATCACCACCGACCAGCAATGGGGCGGCGCCATGGGATGCGCTGGAAATCCGTACCTGCGCACCCCCGCGATGGATAGCCTCGCCGCGAACGGGGTCCAGTTCGAGGCCGCCTACACACCCAACCCGATCTGTGTCCCCGCGCGCACGAGTTACATGACCGGCACCAGCTCGCACGAAAACGGCGTTGTCACCAATATGCGTCCGGGCCAGGTGGACGTCACCGCGCCCTGCCTCGCGAAGTACTTCCGCGATGGCGGCTACGATACCGGCCACGTGGGAAAGTGGCATATCCCGCGCCCGATCGAGGACACCGCCTGGAGCGGCTTCAACTACATCAATTCCGCGCGAAACAACGGCGTGGACTTCAACATCCCCGAGCATTGCGCCGAATTCATGCTGCGCCCCCGGGAGAACCCGTTCCTCCTCATCGCTTCCTTCGTGAACCCGCATGACATATGCGAGTGGGCGCGACGCCTGAGCGGTCTGGAGCAAACGCTGCCGAACGGCGAAATCGGTCCGCCGCCGCCGCCCGGGGATTGCCCGCCGCTGCCGCCAAACCGCGCAATTCCCGAGGGCGAGCCCGCCGCCATCCGACAGCACCAGTTTGACCCCAATATGACCAGCGCCTACCCAACCCGCGACTGGGCGCCGGACGACCCGCGCTGGCGCCAGTACCTCTGGGGCTACTACCGCATGACCGAGTTGGTCGACGCCTATATCGGCCAGGTCCTCGGCGTGCTCCGGGAGGCGGGCCTGGAGGAAAACACCGCCATCGTGTTCGCCAGCGACCACGGCGACGGCCTGGGCGCGCACCGCTGGAACCAGAAGACGCTCTTCTACGATGAAGTGGCGCGCGTGCCCTTTATCGTGAGCTGGAAGGGGCGAACGCGCGCCGGCCTCCGGAATCGCGAGCACCTCATCAACCTGGGAACGGACCTTTTCCCCACGCTCTTCGACCTGGCCGGCATACCCGCGCCAGAGGGGCTCCGGGGACTCAGCGCCGCGCCCGCCGCCCTGGGCCGCGCGGACGCCCCCGCCCATCCGTACATCGTCACGGAGAACAACCATCACAGCGGCGTGGGCAATCCAACGGACGTTCACGGGCGCATGCTCCGGTCCGCGCGCTACAAGTACATCCGCTACAGTCAGGGCGCGCCCGCGGAGCAACTCTTCAATCTCGAGACTGATCCGGGAGAAACCACCGATCTCGCCCATACCGGAACCGCGCCGGATGTCCTTAATCACCACCGGCGCCTGCTCGACGACCACCTCGCGGCGACCGGAGACCCCTTCCCCCGATTCCGCGCGGGATAG
- a CDS encoding AGE family epimerase/isomerase: MNKERLTPLIKEVQNHLFNELIPFWLTHGTDHEYGGFLTYLDKDGNPTGEGTKTLVCQTRMIYSAASAHRANLGDGKFLEIARQGVEFLIEHFWDDEYTGWYWTTTREGVPENRSKLTYGHSFAIYALSEYAMASGDARALEMAVETYNTLINRAADKEHGGFLEFLEEDWRPKRPGVYGGDRKSFDVHMHLMEAFTNLYEATGEEKYKEDACYVIDLIFQHMIHPEFGTGVAQFALDWTPLRAIIFRDVWGSDRDVEEDDGRPMNNTSFGHNVEFGWLLKHSIDILGLDVEAYREPMRKLYDHCLNYGIDWERGGVFCEGPHDGPARERNKEFWQQAETMVGLLDGCLLYGEEKYLDGYENVHRFVMDHVINHRVGEWYPLFDEQNNRLWDYMGHAWKINYHTVRATIQCERRLSQLIASAG, encoded by the coding sequence ATGAATAAAGAACGTCTCACCCCGCTGATCAAGGAAGTCCAGAATCACCTGTTTAACGAGTTAATCCCCTTCTGGCTGACGCACGGCACGGACCACGAATACGGCGGCTTTCTGACCTACCTTGACAAGGACGGCAACCCGACGGGCGAGGGCACGAAAACGCTGGTGTGCCAGACGCGGATGATCTATTCGGCGGCGTCGGCGCACCGGGCGAACCTGGGGGATGGTAAGTTTCTGGAGATTGCGCGCCAGGGCGTCGAATTCCTGATCGAACACTTCTGGGACGACGAGTACACGGGCTGGTACTGGACGACGACACGCGAGGGCGTACCGGAGAACCGGAGCAAGCTGACCTACGGGCATTCGTTTGCGATTTACGCCTTGAGCGAGTACGCGATGGCTTCGGGCGATGCGCGCGCGCTGGAGATGGCGGTGGAGACGTACAATACGCTCATCAACCGCGCGGCGGACAAGGAACATGGCGGCTTTCTGGAGTTTCTTGAGGAGGACTGGCGTCCGAAGCGCCCGGGGGTGTACGGCGGCGACCGGAAGTCCTTCGACGTGCACATGCACCTGATGGAAGCGTTCACGAACCTCTACGAAGCGACGGGCGAGGAGAAGTACAAGGAGGACGCGTGCTACGTGATCGACCTGATCTTCCAGCACATGATCCATCCGGAGTTTGGCACGGGCGTGGCCCAGTTTGCACTCGACTGGACACCGCTCCGCGCGATAATCTTCCGGGATGTGTGGGGATCCGACCGGGACGTCGAGGAGGACGATGGGCGCCCGATGAACAACACCAGCTTCGGGCACAACGTGGAGTTCGGGTGGCTGTTGAAGCATTCGATCGACATACTCGGGCTCGATGTGGAGGCGTATCGCGAACCGATGCGGAAACTGTACGACCACTGCCTCAACTACGGCATTGACTGGGAGCGCGGCGGGGTATTCTGCGAGGGTCCGCACGACGGTCCGGCGCGGGAGCGGAACAAGGAGTTTTGGCAGCAGGCGGAAACGATGGTGGGCCTGCTGGACGGCTGCCTGCTGTACGGCGAGGAAAAGTACCTGGACGGCTACGAAAATGTGCACCGGTTCGTGATGGATCACGTGATTAATCACCGGGTGGGCGAGTGGTATCCGTTGTTTGACGAGCAGAACAACCGGCTGTGGGACTACATGGGGCACGCGTGGAAGATCAACTACCACACCGTGCGCGCCACGATCCAATGCGAGCGGCGGCTCTCCCAGCTCATCGCAAGCGCCGGTTGA